One Bacteroidales bacterium genomic window carries:
- a CDS encoding sulfite exporter TauE/SafE family protein has protein sequence MEYLFIALLFVIAFLYSSVGHGGASGYLALMALFSVAPVLMKSTSLTLNIFVSAISFIAFTKAGYFKWRLVLPFVVSSVPMAFLGASFPVRPQVYEMILAVFLLFAVARMLFVPGAITDKPSEPPVFIALLIGAVLGFFSGMIGIGGGIILSPLLILFHWAKVKESAAVSSLFIFLNSLSGMAAIMMKGFQYDERLVVWIITGILGGIAGSWMGSKKLQQGKLKYILAAVLLMASIKLFVY, from the coding sequence ATGGAATACCTGTTTATTGCATTGCTATTTGTAATAGCATTCCTTTATTCTTCCGTGGGCCACGGCGGAGCCAGTGGTTATCTTGCTTTAATGGCACTATTCAGTGTTGCCCCGGTACTTATGAAATCCACTTCACTTACCCTCAACATCTTTGTTTCAGCTATTTCTTTCATAGCCTTTACAAAGGCAGGCTATTTTAAGTGGCGGCTCGTGTTGCCGTTTGTTGTATCATCTGTACCCATGGCCTTCCTGGGTGCATCTTTTCCTGTCCGCCCACAGGTATATGAAATGATACTGGCGGTATTCCTTCTGTTTGCAGTAGCCCGTATGTTGTTTGTGCCCGGCGCGATAACCGATAAACCTTCGGAACCTCCGGTGTTCATAGCGCTATTAATCGGAGCCGTGCTTGGCTTCTTTTCAGGTATGATCGGTATAGGAGGGGGAATTATTCTGAGTCCTCTGCTGATTCTTTTTCATTGGGCGAAAGTAAAAGAATCTGCTGCCGTTTCATCGTTGTTCATCTTTCTAAATTCTTTATCCGGTATGGCAGCCATTATGATGAAAGGTTTTCAGTATGATGAAAGGCTTGTTGTGTGGATTATTACAGGAATTCTCGGCGGAATAGCCGGCTCCTGGATGGGAAGCAAAAAGCTTCAGCAGGGAAAACTGAAATATATTCTTGCAGCCGTGTTGCTCATGGCCAGTATTAAATTGTTTGTATACTGA